The Ziziphus jujuba cultivar Dongzao chromosome 12, ASM3175591v1 sequence TATAAGATCAGGATCAAGAGCATTTTCGCCAAGAACTGGACGCCAAGAACTGGACGAGAAAGACCGTAAGGATCCATTACATGGCAACCATGCATCCTTATAAATTCAAGTACTTTGATCATGACCAATTCCTTTACCCTAATAAAGACTTCTCCATAAACGAGAAGGTTGAATGCCTAATCTAGCCtccaaaaaatatgtatttgtaAAATAACAAGCCTTTAGCATTAGACAAGCTAAACTCTCCAAACTTATTCTCCCATATTAAAGAGtaactattttttaagaaaaacttaGAATggttattcatttatttgaaatataaaactttttaccatatttaaaatatattcaaatctagattaatattcctaaactaaaaatacataaataactataaatttgatttttaattaatttttttaccaaatttgatatttttgaaagaaaaaattaaattataaagacTAAATATTGAACCCAATTCAAGATAATAATCAAACATATCAATaagatatgttttttttttttttaattcctataAATAAGTAtcctattttattaaaaataaccatTGCATATAccaaacaaaccctaaaaaaattggagaaaaaaaaaaaaaaaaaagagattaggTTTGGGGTATCCGCGAACCCAACGGATCCGTGTTTGAGAATTACTTGATTCATTGACAATCCGATAATGGGGTTAGGTTCGCAGGTTTGGATATACCCTTAGGTTCGCAGGTTTGGATATACCCGCCCCGATTGCCATTTCTACAAAACATCATCTTGCAAAAACCACGGCATGACACTTGGCATTCAAATAAAAGATATAGCCAATTTCAAAGAGAGACCTAGAGTTGCACCTTATTTTTTCCCTCTCGTCAAACCTGAAATAGCACACGGAGGGAAAGGAATTCTTTGAAAACAAAAGAGAGTTTTGATTAAACTAAAAGCTGTAAACAGCTCCGTTACAGCTTGAATAAAGAGGTGAAATGGAACAACAGGGAAGTAACTCGGAGAAGGAAAACAATCCTTATGTAGAAGAGTTCCTTATTAGGATAACCATGTTCCACTTATAACTAAAATGAATAGTTATAATGTGAGATGGGCCTCTTTTGTGTTTAGGAAAGAAAAGGATCAAATTCAGTTGTTCCATCCCTCATATTCCCAACACTTGGAACTACCTCCTGTGGCTTCCATCACTGCCATATATTTTTCTAGCATTTCTAGGCACTACTTTTGACAGCAAATGTTCCACCAAAAGAAAAGGGGCAGTAGAAGAAAACGTATGTAAAAATAATCAGCCTAcaggtatataatatatataataccatTCACAAGTCAATGGAAAACAATTACGCAGAAGGAGAGTAATActagaaaaacaagaaacatTCTGGCGTACAGCAGGACACATTAGCTGAAAGACTTAATTGGGAGCTGGATAATTCAATCACAGAAAAGTGTAAATGaacaatcaattaaaaaacacatTAGGAACATAGATGCACGCTAAAGAGAAAacgtaaaataataattaaataaacaagtagaacaaaataataataaataaaaaatgtcagACGAAATGCACGCAGTCAATCTTACCCCAGTGAAGAATGGGAAACTCCCACCTTTGTCTAGGAACCGTGATGACATATGAAGCAACCTGGAGAaggattgaaaagaaaattattcttatgcaaaagaaaaaagaataatatttgtTAGAAATTACTACAGGACTagaatccaatatatataaacaccaaGACTGAGGCAGCAAGGGAATATGGAGAACTATATAGAATTGATGACTCCTCCTTTTCATAAAGGAGATCCATGATATCCATGCATGCCTCAAAGTTCACAAGGTCCCCAACTTTAGCCACTGCCCTGAAACAAAGAAACTCTACCTATTGGTTATGCATATTCACTCTGCAGATCCTAAGGAAATAAgattttccaacaaataaactTACTTGAGCTGGAACAAGAGCTCTTCAAGGAATATAAAAGCAGTATTTCCCGCACCAATCTCAAAATCCATAACCttccattatatttttatgtatacaTATCATCCATTTGACCAGAATAGAAAGCTAATGTCCATTGCTCATGAGATTACCTGCATCAAGATCACCTCCTGTGGAATTTCTTGTCAACCACAGCGGACATGATagccaaaacaaaatacaattcTTATAAAAACATCATAGCCAAACTAACTTACTGCTTCCAAGAAATCTCGAGTTGTAAAATGTTGTTCCTTGATTACTGTATCTCCCAAAGACTTGAAAGATTTCACGCGCAGCTGATGAGAGTTGTGCAtctataaataatcaacaaaggtAAGCAACAGAACACGACAATGAGAATTATGTAGAAATCACTATGCTAGTTTATGGAAAACCCACTTTGCTCGAAATCCATAGAGCAACAAGTGCAAACAACTGCAAGTTGCTCTCCCTCAGTGGTTGCAAAAGCCAGCTTGATACTTTATCACCTGATTCAAACCtatataaaaatacaagtaGTTACATTTTCTTCTAGCATTAGACAGccaggaaagaaaaatattcaaacttttaattatatataaatataaagcaaAAGTGTTACTCATTCTTTAGGCAAAGTAGTCTATGTAGGAACAATTCAACACCTGGCCAATCAGATAAAAATATACGGAGTTGCCGCTAAATTTGGTTTTCTGAGAACCATACTTTGATTACAACaagcataattaataacaaaaaaggaAATGCATTTCTGATGAATATATCAAAGacacaaagaaaaaaagcaaaccCATTGTTTTACTCCGTagttaacaatatatatatatatatatatatatatatatatatatatatatataattattttttttttgggtgcttttTTCAATCTTATTCTTGGTTCTCATCTCAACACAAGAATTCTACCATGAAGAAACGAAAATCACTGCCTATTCAAATTATTGTGCGGCAAATTCGGAACCCAAAAGCAAAAAGGCATAATTGGAAAAAATCGACATTATGATCTCTACTccgaaattacaaattattcgCTCCAAAAATTTGCAAAATCAGATgcgaaaattttgaaatttcaagaaagaagaagaagaagaagaaattaccTGGATAAAGACAAATAGTGATAGAATCTATCAGCGAAGAGTGACAAGGCGGTGTATTTGACGATGGGAGTGACTTGGAGTTTCTACAAATTCTCAAAAAATTCCAGGAATTCAAACTCATAAACCAAAcggaaaaaaattgcttttaaattgaaacaaataataattttaaaaaaaaaataagtgaaGACAAAAGAGGGATTAGGGTTCACCTGAGCAGATTCGATGAGGAATTCGATCAGACTGGTTCGCATAGCCGAAGCGCTCTCGCttcccatctctctctctcttactctcTCTATACTTCTCTCAAATGAGAATGCGATCGAACTCGATGTTTGAATTTTTAGcgggaattttgaaattttttatatcaaaagcaAAACTTTTATTGGCTACAGTATCATACATGCGGAGTATGTGAGCCCCTACAATATCCAAcatatttttatagatatttaaaaaaaaaagaagaaaaaaaagaaaaaagaaaaaaagcgcATTAGTTGCAGTTTGATACCTAAAAACTTTTAGTCACTTTAGGTCTTTTATATTTGGACTTAACAATTTGAACACTTCATTTTTCAGTTTGTTGTTATTTgagtattatttgatttttgattattGGATTTATCAATCATATTACGCGATTAGTTtcaattgtattaatttttaaactaaaaaaaaatattaaaattatttttcaaattttatactttaatatattttattttttatataaaaattaatataaatcacCTGATTAATAATagcatcaaattttaaattataaaagattaaagatataaaatttttaaattaaaattttgcactttaatattttctaattcaaaattcaatacaCTTCGATTATCAACCAcctgaaataattattaaatcctGATAATTAAAAGTCAAAGAGCCTCTAAATTATTAAATCGAAAAACTAAATATCTATATagtcaaattttaaaagttgagaatatcaaaaatatagttaattctaaaaagaaaaaaaaaattcagatttaattgtattttcttaaaaaaaaaaaaagagagagagagaagcccaAAGTATAACCAAAATAGAATTTAATATATCTTCCtagtaattatattttaataatattgaaaattaaataacaaaaaaaaattaaaggccaAATTGTAACGTAGTTTATGGTCAACATGTGAGACTATTTGTTGGACGGCATTTCCATTGGACCCATATAACACCTAAATGGTCCGTTAGTTTAGTTGACGGCCCACATTCCTGGCGGTAAACTCTTTCGCCTTACCAATAACTTTGATATTATTTGTAATAGTTTATTAATCTATtggatgaaaaatata is a genomic window containing:
- the LOC125418546 gene encoding cyclin-J18 isoform X2, with translation MGSESASAMRTSLIEFLIESAQKLQVTPIVKYTALSLFADRFYHYLSLSRFESGDKVSSWLLQPLRESNLQLFALVALWISSKMHNSHQLRVKSFKSLGDTVIKEQHFTTRDFLEAEVILMQVMDFEIGAGNTAFIFLEELLFQLKAVAKVGDLVNFEACMDIMDLLYEKEESSILYSSPYSLAASVLVASYVITVPRQRWEFPILHWAPN
- the LOC125418546 gene encoding cyclin-J18 isoform X1, yielding MGSESASAMRTSLIEFLIESAQKLQVTPIVKYTALSLFADRFYHYLSLSRFESGDKVSSWLLQPLRESNLQLFALVALWISSKMHNSHQLRVKSFKSLGDTVIKEQHFTTRDFLEAEVILMQVMDFEIGAGNTAFIFLEELLFQLKAVAKVGDLVNFEACMDIMDLLYEKEESSILYSSPYSLAASVLVASYVITVPRQRWEFPILHWVKFVTTCKEEDILEIVGDILKHVFDPSC